GATCACCCGGGCCGAGACCGAGGCCACTCTCGGGCGCGGCGTGACGCTGCTGTTCGCCTACTCGCTCGGCCTCGGCGTGCCGTTCGTCTACACGGGTCTGGCGTTCGGCCGCATGACGTCGGTGTTCACGTGGGTCCGCCGCCATTTCCGCGCCATCAACGTGGTGTCGGGCCTCGCGCTGACGCTCTTCGGCATCCTGCTGCTCACCGAGAACGTCACCTGGATGTCCCGACAGCTCATCCACGTCTTCGACGCGCTGCACCTGGACGCGTTGAGCAGCAGCTGAGGTGACGCGCCGGTCAGACGTTGGCGGGCAACAGGCGCGAGATGTTCTCGAAGAAGACGAAGAGCACGAAGAGGAACACGGGCGTGCCGAGCAGGTAGACCGGCCAGCGCCGCCACAGCCGGCCCAGCAACCAGATCAGGAACGCGACCGCGGCGACAACCGCGCCCCACAGCAGCGCCGGTCTCCGCGCCGAGGCCGCGCCGGAGAGCCCCGCAACGGGCCGCCTCGGGCGGGGGGTCGGCCGGACCTGGGCGCCGGGGGCCGCCTCCGGCGGCGGCGGGGGCTCGCCGACGAGGTGGGACACGACGATGAGCCGTTGCCGGGCGCTGTACTTGGGGTTGCAGGTCGTGAGCGTGAGCCGGTTGTCGCTGGTGGGGTTGAGAACCGTCACGTCGGTCGGCTTGACGACGACCGAGGTGTCGACCTCGTACCGGTACTTCCCGGCGTGCGTCGACACGAAGATCTGGTCGCCGGGCTTCAGCTCGTCGAGCCGGTTGAAGGGCGCGCCGTAGGTGGTGCGGTGGCCCGCGATGGCGGCGTTGCCGGCCTCACCGGGGAGCGGAGTGTCGGGGTAGTGGCCGGGCCCCTTCTTCAGGTCGGGGACGCCGACGCCGTTGACCACCGCCTTGTTCACACCAATCTTGGGGATCTCGATCAGCGCGACCGCCTCGCCCTCCGGGGTCGGCGGGGCCACGACCGTCGTGGTCGTGACCTGCGGTGCCGTCGCGGGCGCGGTCGTCGTCGACGTCGTCACGACCCGCGCGAACTCGCGTCTCAACTGCTTCTGGGAGCGCGCCTCGGCGATGTTCGTGCCCCACAGCTCGTAGGCGACGAACAGCAACAAGAGGGTGCCGAACGCGATGAGCGTGCGACCCACGGCGAGAAGGATGCGGCTGGTACGCACGCTGAGATCCAGGGTAGGCCATGCGCGCCGCGGCTTCGTGGTGCCCGGCTCACCCCGCGCCGCCGCCTCACGCCGTTGACGGAGGATGTCCTTCCTCGTCGGGCGGGGAACAGCCGACGCCTCGGCGACGCGGCGCGCCTCTTCGTCGGCGACGCGCGTCTCTTCCGCGCGATGCGCCTCTTCCTCCTCCGCAAGCCGCGCCGCCTCGCGGGCACGGCGCGCGTCCTCTTCGGCGACCCGCGCCTCCTCCGCCCGCCGCGCCGCCTCCTCCGCGAATCGCGCCGCTTCCTCCGCGATCCGCGTCTCCTCCGCGCGCCGGGCGGCCTTCTCCGCGCGTCGCGCGGCTTCCTCGTCGACCCGCGTCTCCTCGTCGCGCCGCGCCGCCTCCTCGGCGACCTCGTCCGGCGTGTACGGAGCCAGCTCCCCGAGCTCGGTCGTCGTTTCCGACCTCCGCGCGCTGAACCGCACTGTCGAGCCGGTGGCCTGCGTCGCCCCGCGGAGCGGGGCCGGCGGCGGTACGCCCGGCCCGGGAGCGACCGGGCTCATCGCCGGTGGGGCCGGCGGGCCTGGAGGGCCGGGGGATGCGGGCGGGGCCGACGGGGCTCTCCCCTCGGATGGCCTCACGCTCCAGCGAGGCAGGCCGCTCTCGGAAGGCAGTGCGCTCTCGGAAGGCAGTGCGCTCTCGGAAGGGAGGGCCGCCTCGGGAGGCAGCCCCGTCTCGTCGGGCCATCCCGCGGCGGGTGGCGAGACGACGCCCTCGTCGGGCCACACCTGCGGCTTCGAAGCCTCCGTCTGGTCCGGCCACTCCGCTCGCTCGGGCCCGACCGGGTGCTCGTCGTGCGGGCCTCCCACGAACGGCATGTCCTCGTCGCGGAGCAGCATGGCGAGGGGATAGATGCGGAGCTCTTCGGAGCCCTCGACCGGAGACACCTGGACGATGAAGATGGCGTCCTCACCGTTGAAGGTGCCCTGGATGCCGGTCACCGCCTCGCTGCCGCGGCGGATGATCTCGAGCGCGGCGAGCTCCTGCGCGGTCAGCTTGCGCATCGCCGTCGTCTCGTCACATTTGCTCCGGGCTTGCTTGGACCTACCTTCGGGAGCGCCGATAGCTTAGGGAACGGCTTCACATGACTGCCGCCGTCCGCTTTCGCTCCGCGGTCTCGCTCCTCGGCCGATTTCCCGCCCTCGCAGGCGTCGACCTCGACGTCGCGCGCGGCGAGATCGTGCTGCTCCAGGGGCCGAACGGCGCGGGGAAGACCACCCTCCTCCGCACGTGCGCGGGCCTGGTCGCCATCGCGTCGGGAGAGGCCGAGGTGCTGGGCCATGACCTGCGTCGTGACCGGCGGACGGTCCGTCGCCGGGTGGCCCTCCTCGGTCACACCGGGTCGCTCTACGAGGACCTGACCGTCGCCGACAACCTGCGCTTTGCCGCGCGAGCGGTGGGCGCGGACGTACGCGTCGCTGAGGAGGCGATGGCCCGGCTCGCCCTCGACGGCCGTCTGCGGCATGTGCCTGTGGCCAAGCTGTCGGCGGGGCAGCGCCGTCGAGCGTCGGTCGCCGCGCTTCTCGCGCGGCGAGCCGAGCTGTGGCTGCTCGACGAGCCGCACGCCGGGCTCGACGCCGACGGGCGCGACGTGCTGGACGCGCTGGTGCGCGAGGCGACTGCCGGTGGCGCCACCGTGTTGCTGGCGTCCCACGAGGTCGAGCGTGCCCGCGCCCTGGCTCACCGGGTCGTGGACATGGCAGGAGGCCAGGTGCAGGTGCGACCGGCTGCCGTCGCAGGTCGGGAGCCGCTCCATGTTTCGTGATGCCGCGCTCGTCGCCGGGAAAGACCTTCGCGTCGAGCTGCGCTCGAGGGTCGCGACCAACCAGGTTGCCCCGTACGCGTTGTTGGTGTTGATCGTCTTCGCCTTCGCCCTTGACCCCGACCGGGGATTCCTCGCCAAAGCGGCCCCCGGCCTGTTCTGGGTCGCGGTGGTCTTCTCGACCCTCCTGGCGGTCCAGCGTAGCTTCGCAATCGAAGCGGCCGACGGCGGTCGCGACGCGCTGCGATTGTCGGGTCTCGACCCGGCCGGGATCTTCATCGGCAAGGCCGCGGCCGTCGGCCTCCAGCTGGCGTTGCTCGAGGTCGCTCTCGGCATCGGTGTCGTCGTGCTGTACGACGCGGCCTTGGGTGGCGCCGTCCTGCTCGCCACGACCTGTGTGTTGGCGACGGTCGGTCTCGCCGCCGCGGGCACGGTGTTCGGGGTGCTCGTCGGGGGATTGCGCGTGCGCGAGACGCTGCTGCCACTGCTCTTGCTCCCGGTCCTCGCACCGCTCGTTCTCGGCGCCACCCGCGCCACTGAATACGCGCTCGCGGGCGAGCCCGCCAATGGCTGGCCGTGGGCACAGCTCCTCGCTTCGGCATCGTCGCCTTCGGACCCCTCCTGGAGGAAAGTTGACCACGTCGACGCCTGCCACCCGCATCCTCGGCGCGTTCGCGCTCGGTGGTTTGGCGCTCACCGCGGTGCTCGCGCTCGTCGTGAGCCCGGCAGACGTCAACCAGAAGGATGCGGTCCGGCTGCTCTACATCCATGTGCCGACGGCGTGGCTCGCGCTCTACCTGTCCTTCGGCGTGACGACGTTGTGCAGCGCGCTCTACCTCTGGCCCCGCACCCGCTCCCGCTTCTGGGACCTGGCCGCGGGTGCTTCCGCCGAGATCGGCGTCCTCTTCCTCGGTCTGACGCTCGTCATCGGCTCGATCTGGGGTCGCACGACGTGGGGCGTGTGGTGGACCTGGGACGCGCGGCTCACCACGACGGCCGTGCTCTTCGTGCTCTACCTCGGCTACCTCGCGCTGCGTCGCGTTCCCGACGACACCGACGTGCGCTCGAAGCGATGTGCCATCGCCGCCCTCGCCGCGTTCGTCGGGGTGCCGATCGTGCATCTGTCGGTCGAGTGGTGGCGCACCCTGCACCAGCCCGCGTCGATCCTCGACGAGCGCCGCCTCCTCGACCCCGCCATCCACGGCTCGATGGCGTGGACGCTGTTCGTCGGGGTCATCGCCTTCACCCTCGTGTACGCGTGGCTGCTCATCCACCGCTTCCGCGTGGCCTGGCTCGAGGAGCGCCTCGAGGACCGTGTGCTCGAGACCGCCCTCGCCGAACGGCGGGCGGAGGGCGCCGCCGCGCTCGTGGCCGGCCCACGGTGACGTACGCGGGCTACGTCGCGGCGGGGTACGGCATCACCTTCGTCGCGCTCGGCGCGTACGCGTGGCGCGTCATCGCGAGGGGACGCGCTCTCAGTCGCGCCCTGCCCCCCGAGGAGCGGCGGTGGCGGTAGGGGTCGACGGGTCGGCGCCGGTACCTGCCGCGCCTCGGGTACGGCCCCGCTCGGGCAACGCTCGCCGCCTCTGGGTCGTGGGAGCGATCATCGTGGCGGCCCTCGGCTTCCTCGTGTTCCGGGGCCTCGACAACGCGACGCTCTACTTCCGGACCGCCGACGAGGCGGTGGCGAAGCGAAACGAGCTCGGCACCCATCGTTTCCGCATCGAGGGCACGGTCGTGCAGGGAAGTGTCCGCGAGCGCGACGACGGGCTCGACTTCCGCATCGAGAGCAAGGGGACGATCGTCGACGTGGTGCACCGCGGGAACCAGCCGGGTCTGTTCAAGCCGGGGATTCCCGTCGTGCTCGAGGGCCGATTCGCGGCCGGCAGCCAGACCTTCGACAGCGACCGCATCCTGGTGAAGCACTCCGAGTCATACGTGGCCAAGAACCCGGAGCGCGTCACCACGACGGTCCCCGCGCCGTGAGCGCCGTCCTCGGGACGGCGGCCGTCAGCCTCGGGCTGGTGGGCGCGGTGCTGGGCGTCGTGACGCTCGGCTTGGGGCTGCGCAGGCACGACGCGCGCCTCCTGCACTCGGGGCAGCGCTACGCGTGGGTCGTCGCGACGGGTGCGCTCCTCGCGACCGTGGCGATGGAGGTCGCGCTGATCCGCCACGACTTCTCGCTCAAGTACGTGGCCGAGCACGGGAGCCGCGAGACACCGCTCCTCTTCACGATCACCACCATGTGGTCCGCGCTCGAGGGATCGATCCTGCTGTGGGCGCTCGTGCTCGCCGGTTACCTCGTGTTGCTGGTGCGACATTTCCGCGACCGGGTCACCGATCCGCTGGTCGCGTGGGCCACGTTGACGGTCTTCGTCGTGGCCGCGTTCTTCTTCCTGCTGATGGTCGGGCCCGCCAACCCGTTCAGGTTGGTGAGCGGGACGATCCCCACCGACGGCCCGGGGCCCAACCCGCTGTTGCAGAACCATCCGCTGGTTGCCTTCCATCCACCGATGCTCTACCTCGGCTACGTCGGGTTCACGATCCCGTTCGCCTTCGCCGTCGCCGCGCTCGTCACCGGTCGTCTGGGCGAGGGCTGGCTGATCGAGACCCGGAGGTGGACGCTCTTCGCGTGGGGCTTCCTCACGGTCGGCATCGTGCTCGGCGCGTGGTGGTCGTACGAGGTGCTGGGTTGGGGTGGCTACTGGGCGTGGGACCCGGTCGAGAACGCCTCGTTCCTTCCCTGGCTCACCGCGACCGCGTACGTCCACTCGGTGATGGTGCAGGAGCGCCGCGGCATGTTGCGTGTGTGGAACCTCTCGCTCCTCCTGGCCACCTTCTCGCTCACGATCCTGGGCACGTTCCTCACCCGCTCGGGCGTGCTCGACTCGGTGCACGCGTTCACCGAGTCGGCCATCGGTCCGATGATCCTCGGCTTCTTCGGCCTCACGGTCGCCGTCGGCGTCGGGCTCATCGGATGGCGTGGCGACCGCCTGCGCTCGCCCGGCTCCATCGACTCGCCCGTCTCGCGGGAGGGCGCGTTCCTCGCCAACAACGTGTTGTTCGCCGCCTTCGCGTTCGTGGTGCTCATGGGCACCGTGTTCCCGCTCGTGGCGGAGGCGTTGAACGGCGACCGCCTGTCCGTCGGCGGTCCCTACTTCGACCGGATGACGATGCCGGTGGGGTTCCTGCTCCTGTTCCTCATGGCGGTCGCTCCCGCCCTGCCGTGGCGCAAGGCCTCCGGTGAGGTGCTGCGCCAGCGACTGTTGTGGCCCGCGTGGGCGGCCACGATCACCGCGGTGGTCGTCGTCGCCTTGGGCTACCGCGGCCCGGCCGCGCTGCTCGCGTTCACGCTCGGCGCGTTCGCGGCGACGGCCGCCCTTCGCCAGCTGGTGCTCTCGGCTCGCCGCTCCCGCGCCCAGGGGAGCGGGGCCTGGCGCGGGCTCATCGGCCGGGCCAACGGCGGGATGGTCGTGCACCTCGGTGTCGTGCTGATCGCGGTGGCCTTCGCGGCCAGCCACGCGTACCGCGCCTCCGGTGAGTTCCGCTTGACACCGGGCCGGTCGGCCGAGGTCGCCGGCCACCGCGTCACCTACCTCGGCACCACGCAGGTGACGCACAGCAACAAGACGAGCATGGAGGCTCGTGTCCGGATCGACGGCGGCAAGGTGTTCAGCCCCGCCCTCCACGAGTTCCCCTTCGCCACCCAGGCCATCGGCTCCCCGTCGGTGAAGACCGGCTTGCTCGAAGACGTCTACCTCACGCTCGTCGCCGCGCCCGAGCAGGGGAGTCGCACCGCGACGATCGGAGTTGTCGTGCAACCCCTGATCGCCTGGCTCTGGATCGGCGGCGGCCTCATGGGAGTCGGCACGTTCCTTGCCGCGTGGCCGGGTCGTAGGAGGCGTCGCCCGACGTCACCGGCGTCCGCGCCGGTTCCGGACGAACGTCTGCTCGAGCCCGCGGTGGTCGGGTGACGACGATCTCCGTCCCGCCGCGCACCGGCACGCGGCGTCACACCGCCCTCTGGGTCGCGCTCGCCGTCGGTGTGCTGCTTGCCTTCCTCGTCGGCGTCCTGGCCACTCGCGACTCCGCAGCCGACAAGCTCGCCGGCAGCCCGTTGCTCGGGAAGCCGGCGCCCGAGATCGACGGGAAGACGTTGGCCGGCGACCGCCTCACCCTCAGCTCGCTGCGGGGACGCTGGGTCGTGCTGAACTTCGTCGCCAGCTGGTGCGTGCCGTGCCGGCAGGAGCATCCGCAGCTCGTCGATTTCGACACCCGCCACCGAGCCGGCGGCGACGGCCAGGTGCTCGGGGTGGTGTTCAGCGACAAGCCCGGCAATGTGCGCGACTTCCTCCGCGAGAACGGTGGGGACTGGCCGGTGCTCGAGGACCCACAGGGACAGATCGCGCTCGAGTTCGGTGTGCGCGGTCCGCCGGAGTCCTTCGTGATCAGCCCGGGCGGTGTGGTGGTGGCCAAGATCGTCGGACCCGCGACCGCCGACGGCCTCGAGCAGATCCTGGCGTCGTCGACCGGGGTGAAGCGGTGACGTCGCGACCCGTGCGACCGCGTCAGCTGTTGCCCTGGCTGGTGATGGGCGTGCTGCTCGTCACCGCGTTCACCATCTCGACCCACCGCGATTCGCGGCCGGAGACGACGCAGGCGCGTGTGAAGCGCGTGGCGTCCGAGGTGCGGTGCCCGACCTGTCGCCAGCTCTCAGCCGCGGAGTCCGACGCGCCGGCGGCGGAGGCGGTCCGCGTCGCCATCGCAAAGCGCGTCGAGCAGGGTGAGTCCGACGCGGAGATCCGTGCGTTCCTCGTCAGCGCGTACGGCGACGACATCCTCTTGAAGCCGGGCGGCTCGGGTGTGGCCGGGCTGGTCTGGGCCCTCCCGGTGGCCGCCTTCGTCTGCGCGGTCGCAGGTCTGGCGCTCGCCTTCCGGCGTTGGCACCGCGTCGGGCTCGATCCGACCGCCGACGACCGTGCGCTCGTCGAACGCGCCCTCGCGGGCCTTCCCTCCGCAGCAGGGAGTGGAAGCAGTAAGGGGGACAGGTGACGGTGGTGCCTCGCGACGGCGTCGACGTCGACGAGCGGGCCCGGCTCGAGGAGGAGCGTGACTTCCTCCTCACGTCGTTGCGCGACCTCGAGCTCGAACGTGAGGCGGGCGACATCGACGAGCTCGATCACGCCCGGCTGCGCGACGACTACACGGCGCGGGCCGCGGCGGTGCTGCGCGCCCTCGAGAACCACGATGTCGCCGCGATGGTCACAGTCGAAGAGGCGGGGAAGCGGCGCGCCCCGCGGTTCGTCGCGCTGGTCAGCGCCGGCGTGCTGGCCGTCGCCGTCCTCGCCGGTGTGCTCGTCGCCCGGTCCGCGGGCGAGCGCGTGGCCGGCCGACCCCTCACGGGCGCGGTGCCCTCGACGGCTCCGCTCGACGACCTCACGCGCGCGCGACAGCTCTTCAGCGAGCGCAACTACCTCGACGCGCTCAAGCTGTATGACAAGGTGCTGAAGGGTGAGCCCGACAACGTCGAGGCGCTCACGTACCGCGGCTGGCTCCTCTTCCAGGCCAGCCCCACCGATTTCACCGACCGGGCGTTGCAGTCGCTCGACCGGGCCGTCGCCGCCGACCCCCGCTTCCCCGACGCACATTTCTTCCGCGGCTGGGTGCTGCGTCACGGCAAGCACGATGCGGCCGCGGCCATCCCCGAGTACCGCACCTTCCTCGCGACCAACCCCCCACAGGAGTTCCGCCAGCGGGTGGAGCAGGAGCTGAACCTCGCCCTCTGCGACGTGGGTCAGGCTCCGACGGGGATCACCTGCCCTCCGGCAGCGTCGACGCCGTGACAGTGCGCCTGGGAGGGGGCCAGGGCTTCTACGGCGACGGTGTCGCGCCGGTCGCCGACCTGCTCGACGCGGGGGTGGACTACCTCGTGTGTGAGGCGCTCGCCGAGCTCACGCTCGCGATCCTGCAGAAGGACCGTCAGCGCGATGAGAGCCTCGGCTTCACGCGTGACCTGCCGTTGTACCTCCAGGCGGCGCTCCCGTTCGTGCTCGACGGTCGCACGCGGTTCATCACCAACGCCGGCGGCATCAACCCGATCGCCGCGGGTCGCGCGGTGAAGGCGACCGCGGCCGCGCTCGGGGTGAGCGGCCTCAAGGTGGCGACGGTCGTGGGCGACGACGTGCGACCCCGGGCGTCGGCGCTGGGTCTGCCCGACGACGCGCTCTTCGCCAACGCCTACCTCGGAGCACGACCGATCGTCGACGCGCTCGACGCGGGCGCCCACATCGTGATCACGGGTCGCGTGGCGGACGCGGCGTTGTTCCTCGCACCGCTCGTGCACGAGCTCGGGTGGCGCTGGGACGACTGGGACCGTCTGGCTGCGGGTGTCGTTGTCGGCCACCTGCTCGAGTGCAGCGGACAGGTGACGGGTGGCAATTACTCGGGAGCCTGGTGGGAGAACCCGGCGCCGGCGCGCATCGCGTTCCCGATCGCCGAGGTCGAGGAGGACGGAACGGCTGTCATCACGAAGCCGTCGACCGCGGGCGGCATGGTGACGTTCGACACCGTGCGCGAGCAGTTGCTCTACGAGGTGCACGACCCGTCGCGCTACCTCAGCCCCGACGTCGTGGCCGACTTCACGTCGCTCACCCTGCACGACCTGGGCGACGACCGCGTGCGCGTGAGTGGCACGCGCGGCGCGCCCGCACCCGAGACCTACAAGGGCCTGGTGTGCACGCCCGCGGGTTGGGCCGGCGAAGCGCGGCTGGCGTACTCGTGGCCCGACGCCGAGGCCAAGGCGCGCGCCGCGCTCCGCTTCGTGCGCACCCGCGCCGAGGCGAACGGGGTCCCGATCGAGGAGTGGCACGAGGAGTACTTCGGGGTGAACGCCTACGGAGGGCCCACCGTCGGGGACCACCCGGGTTGCGAGCCGCCCGAGGTCGTCGGCCGGCTGGCCTGGCGCACCAACGACCCGGAGTCGGCGGGCCGGGTGGCGCGGGAGATCGGCGTGCTCGGCCTTTCCGGGCCGCCGACGATCAGCGGGATGGGCCGGGGCGGCGCGGGCCGACCCACGCAACTCCTGTCGGTCGAGCCCTTCCTGGTCGACCGGACGCTCGTCGATGCCCAGGTTCGCGTCGAGGTGGACGAGCTGTAGCGCGCTGCGCCCGCCCGGTTGTAAGACTCTCGGCGTGGCGAAGATCCAGCTCCGCGACCTGTGTGGTGCGCGCTCGGGCGACAAGGGCGACATCAGCGACGTCTCGCTGTTCGCCGACGACGAGGCCGCCTACGAGGCGATCCGCGCCGAGGTCACGGCCGCGCGGGTCAAGGCCCACTTCGGCGACCTGGTGCGCGGTGACGTCCTCCGCTACGAGGCCCACAACGTCTGGGCGCTGAAGTTCGTGATGCACGGCGCGCTCGGCGGCGGAGCGCCGCGCAGCCTCCGCAGCGACAACCTGGGCAAGACCCATGGCGCGTCGCTCCTGCGGATGTGGGTCGACGTCCCCGACGAGGTCGCGGCGAACGCGCGTCGCCGGCACGCGCCACTACCGGGCTGAGTCGCCCCTCGCATCCAACGGGACCGAACCGGTCCTCGTGCTTGAATGCGCGCCATGGGACAGTTGCGAGTGCGCGGTCGAGGACGCCCAGAGTCGAGTTCTGGCGCGTTCCACCGCGACGTACATGGTTGTGCTGCAGCGCTAGGAGGCACTGGGGTCGGTGACCGCCGCTCGGCCCGCGTGAACCTGGCAGCCTGTGAGCCATGAGCGAGTGGACGGCGGGTCGGTACCGGTCGCCGCGACGGCGTGGGTCGGTGCGGGGCACGGCCACCATGATCGCCACCCTCATCGTGGCCACCGCCTTCATCCCCGCCTGCCGGTCGAGCGCATCGCACCCGCAAGCCGGCGCGGCGCGGGCCGGCACGTCCGAGCCGACGCAGGCGGCCACGTCCGAACCGAGCGTGATCATCGACACCGAC
This genomic window from Actinomycetota bacterium contains:
- a CDS encoding tetratricopeptide repeat protein encodes the protein MTVVPRDGVDVDERARLEEERDFLLTSLRDLELEREAGDIDELDHARLRDDYTARAAAVLRALENHDVAAMVTVEEAGKRRAPRFVALVSAGVLAVAVLAGVLVARSAGERVAGRPLTGAVPSTAPLDDLTRARQLFSERNYLDALKLYDKVLKGEPDNVEALTYRGWLLFQASPTDFTDRALQSLDRAVAADPRFPDAHFFRGWVLRHGKHDAAAAIPEYRTFLATNPPQEFRQRVEQELNLALCDVGQAPTGITCPPAASTP
- a CDS encoding cytochrome c maturation protein CcmE codes for the protein MPSPPSPRSSGCRSCICRSSGGAPCTSPRRSSTSAASSTPPSTARWRGRCSSGSSPSPSCTRGCSSTASAWPGSRSASRTVCSRPPSPNGGRRAPPRSWPAHGDVRGLRRGGVRHHLRRARRVRVARHREGTRSQSRPAPRGAAVAVGVDGSAPVPAAPRVRPRSGNARRLWVVGAIIVAALGFLVFRGLDNATLYFRTADEAVAKRNELGTHRFRIEGTVVQGSVRERDDGLDFRIESKGTIVDVVHRGNQPGLFKPGIPVVLEGRFAAGSQTFDSDRILVKHSESYVAKNPERVTTTVPAP
- a CDS encoding redoxin domain-containing protein — protein: MTTISVPPRTGTRRHTALWVALAVGVLLAFLVGVLATRDSAADKLAGSPLLGKPAPEIDGKTLAGDRLTLSSLRGRWVVLNFVASWCVPCRQEHPQLVDFDTRHRAGGDGQVLGVVFSDKPGNVRDFLRENGGDWPVLEDPQGQIALEFGVRGPPESFVISPGGVVVAKIVGPATADGLEQILASSTGVKR
- the ccmA gene encoding heme ABC exporter ATP-binding protein CcmA, translated to MTAAVRFRSAVSLLGRFPALAGVDLDVARGEIVLLQGPNGAGKTTLLRTCAGLVAIASGEAEVLGHDLRRDRRTVRRRVALLGHTGSLYEDLTVADNLRFAARAVGADVRVAEEAMARLALDGRLRHVPVAKLSAGQRRRASVAALLARRAELWLLDEPHAGLDADGRDVLDALVREATAGGATVLLASHEVERARALAHRVVDMAGGQVQVRPAAVAGREPLHVS
- a CDS encoding cytochrome c-type biogenesis protein CcmH, producing MTSRPVRPRQLLPWLVMGVLLVTAFTISTHRDSRPETTQARVKRVASEVRCPTCRQLSAAESDAPAAEAVRVAIAKRVEQGESDAEIRAFLVSAYGDDILLKPGGSGVAGLVWALPVAAFVCAVAGLALAFRRWHRVGLDPTADDRALVERALAGLPSAAGSGSSKGDR
- a CDS encoding cytochrome C biogenesis protein, translating into MAGRGHSSSLRHRRLRTPPGGKLTTSTPATRILGAFALGGLALTAVLALVVSPADVNQKDAVRLLYIHVPTAWLALYLSFGVTTLCSALYLWPRTRSRFWDLAAGASAEIGVLFLGLTLVIGSIWGRTTWGVWWTWDARLTTTAVLFVLYLGYLALRRVPDDTDVRSKRCAIAALAAFVGVPIVHLSVEWWRTLHQPASILDERRLLDPAIHGSMAWTLFVGVIAFTLVYAWLLIHRFRVAWLEERLEDRVLETALAERRAEGAAALVAGPR
- a CDS encoding heme lyase CcmF/NrfE family subunit, with amino-acid sequence MSAVLGTAAVSLGLVGAVLGVVTLGLGLRRHDARLLHSGQRYAWVVATGALLATVAMEVALIRHDFSLKYVAEHGSRETPLLFTITTMWSALEGSILLWALVLAGYLVLLVRHFRDRVTDPLVAWATLTVFVVAAFFFLLMVGPANPFRLVSGTIPTDGPGPNPLLQNHPLVAFHPPMLYLGYVGFTIPFAFAVAALVTGRLGEGWLIETRRWTLFAWGFLTVGIVLGAWWSYEVLGWGGYWAWDPVENASFLPWLTATAYVHSVMVQERRGMLRVWNLSLLLATFSLTILGTFLTRSGVLDSVHAFTESAIGPMILGFFGLTVAVGVGLIGWRGDRLRSPGSIDSPVSREGAFLANNVLFAAFAFVVLMGTVFPLVAEALNGDRLSVGGPYFDRMTMPVGFLLLFLMAVAPALPWRKASGEVLRQRLLWPAWAATITAVVVVALGYRGPAALLAFTLGAFAATAALRQLVLSARRSRAQGSGAWRGLIGRANGGMVVHLGVVLIAVAFAASHAYRASGEFRLTPGRSAEVAGHRVTYLGTTQVTHSNKTSMEARVRIDGGKVFSPALHEFPFATQAIGSPSVKTGLLEDVYLTLVAAPEQGSRTATIGVVVQPLIAWLWIGGGLMGVGTFLAAWPGRRRRRPTSPASAPVPDERLLEPAVVG
- a CDS encoding DUF1446 domain-containing protein gives rise to the protein MTVRLGGGQGFYGDGVAPVADLLDAGVDYLVCEALAELTLAILQKDRQRDESLGFTRDLPLYLQAALPFVLDGRTRFITNAGGINPIAAGRAVKATAAALGVSGLKVATVVGDDVRPRASALGLPDDALFANAYLGARPIVDALDAGAHIVITGRVADAALFLAPLVHELGWRWDDWDRLAAGVVVGHLLECSGQVTGGNYSGAWWENPAPARIAFPIAEVEEDGTAVITKPSTAGGMVTFDTVREQLLYEVHDPSRYLSPDVVADFTSLTLHDLGDDRVRVSGTRGAPAPETYKGLVCTPAGWAGEARLAYSWPDAEAKARAALRFVRTRAEANGVPIEEWHEEYFGVNAYGGPTVGDHPGCEPPEVVGRLAWRTNDPESAGRVAREIGVLGLSGPPTISGMGRGGAGRPTQLLSVEPFLVDRTLVDAQVRVEVDEL
- a CDS encoding class E sortase, which gives rise to MSPVAPGPGVPPPAPLRGATQATGSTVRFSARRSETTTELGELAPYTPDEVAEEAARRDEETRVDEEAARRAEKAARRAEETRIAEEAARFAEEAARRAEEARVAEEDARRAREAARLAEEEEAHRAEETRVADEEARRVAEASAVPRPTRKDILRQRREAAARGEPGTTKPRRAWPTLDLSVRTSRILLAVGRTLIAFGTLLLLFVAYELWGTNIAEARSQKQLRREFARVVTTSTTTAPATAPQVTTTTVVAPPTPEGEAVALIEIPKIGVNKAVVNGVGVPDLKKGPGHYPDTPLPGEAGNAAIAGHRTTYGAPFNRLDELKPGDQIFVSTHAGKYRYEVDTSVVVKPTDVTVLNPTSDNRLTLTTCNPKYSARQRLIVVSHLVGEPPPPPEAAPGAQVRPTPRPRRPVAGLSGAASARRPALLWGAVVAAVAFLIWLLGRLWRRWPVYLLGTPVFLFVLFVFFENISRLLPANV